In Castor canadensis chromosome 6, mCasCan1.hap1v2, whole genome shotgun sequence, the genomic window GGACACTTACATCCTGATTGCTCATGTCCCAGTACGGCCGTTCCCCAAATGACATCACCTCCCACATCACAATCCCATAGCTCCAAGCGTCGCTGGCAGATGTGAACTTCCGAAAAGCAATTGCTTCGGGAGCTGTCCATCGGATAGGAATTTTTCCTCCCTGCCGAAACAGGCCAAAAAAGTAAATCCAGGGGCTCCTCTCTTCTGGGACTttgtttcccactcccccagctctggtttccttcctttttggcagtactagggtttgaactcagggctcaagcttgctaggcaggagctcttaccatttgagccacgaaAGCCGCTCTACCAGCCTGTTTTTTCTgctgagttttttcaagatagggtctcttgaagtatttgccaggggctggctttgaaccatgatcttcctgatccctgcctcctaagtagctcggattataggtgtgagccactggcatctggctgatttcctttctttctgtgacCCAAACCCCCAACTCCTCAACTGTTTTCCTAGACACCAGAAGTCAGTCCCCCTTCAGTCTGGTCCTCTCCCTGGACCAGAGCTGCCAATCCCTGGCCTCCTGCCTTTCTAACCCACCCTCCTGACACGGGCCTGAGAACCCAGCTCGTACTCCTGCCCTCTGTCTCACCAGAGAGCTTGTGTAGGTGGGATCCGAAGAGTTCTCCTCCAAGAATCGGGAAAGGCCAAAGTCTGAGACCTTGCAGACCAGGTTGCTGTTGACCAGGATGTTGCGGGCAGCCAGGTCTCGGTGGACATAGCTCATCTCGGCAAGGTACCGCATGCCTGAGGCAATGCCTCGCAGCATGCCCACCAACTGGATGACAGTGAACTGCCCATCGTTCAGCTGGAGAGAGGACAAGGAAGAGGGGCTTGGTTAGGACAGCCCACCCATCATTCCCCTTCCTTTCTACTTCCTACCGTGGCACCTGTCACTTGCAAACCTATCAATCAATTCACCTGTACAGAAGCCCGCCAACTTCCCTTCCTTGTTCTTACCCACAGCTCTCTGAGCTCTTATGATAACAtcctagcacaatgcttaccatTGTTCCTTTTTCAAAGCTGTGCATTCAGTTTCTCAATTGGATTACAAgatgattctttttcttctatttaaccTCGTCCAGTACTTTACACTCAGAAAAAAACTCAACCAGTCTGGCGTGCatggcctataatcccagttacttgagagttcaagaccagcctgggccagttagtgagactctatctcaaaaataaaataaaatggcagaaacaaacaaaaagaggtgGGGAAgtgtgacttgagtggtagagtgtgaGGTCAGGGTTCAAtacccactaccaccaaaaaaatatacttttaatctAACATGCTTCTTGATTTGACAACCAGAATTTAGCCAATTAGAAGTGTGCCCTGAGCTACCTGTTTACAGTGGAAATATCTTTGCACTGAACTagcagtttttggtttttttttttttccgggtgggactggagtttgaacacgcaaagcaggagctctagtgcttgagccatatctccagtccattttgctctagttattttggagttagggtctcttaaactatttgcctgggctgtcctcgaactgtgatcctcctgatctttgcctcctggatAGGAggatagctaggactacaggtgtgaaccactggcacctaaCTGCAATCTTATTTGGCCCTCTTGAACCAACTGTGTTTGATTTTGTAATAAGGAACTTAGGTATACGAAGCCAAAGCTGAGATCTAATGCCCAACCTTGACCTTTCCAGAGATTGCTCTCACAAGAAAATCAAACAGGCACAGAGTTCACTGATCCCATCTTCTGGCTTTGGTTAGAGTACTGAATCATGAATGTAGTGTGCAAAAACCAAATTCTAAATCCATCCTCCAAACCTGCACCTGCCCTTGGCATCCCACTGGGGTTCATGGAAACACCACCTGGACAGTGGAGACCCCAGTGTCTTCTCCACTGCCCAAATAACTACACCAGCTTTCGAgtttttttttgggcagcactgaggtttgaactcagggcctcatgcttgctaggtaggcactcttaccacttgaaccactctgacagccctaCAACTGCTTTTTTATGGACTTTTGGCTTCCATATCAGTTCCTAAGCACAGATAAAGGGACTGTCTTCAGTCATCTCCCTCTCCTGCCCAATTCTCTCCAAAGGCTTCCCCCTCACACCTGTCTCAAGATGTACTGTCACTCCTCTGTTCACCTGACTCAAGCACATTGGTCTTTCTGGCTTTTTTGTTTGATGGTTTTGTGACACTGGGCCTCGTGCATgagttttatcacttgagccatgaccccccACCCTTTTATCGGAATTTTCTTTGAAAGCTAGGGTCTTAATAAAGTTACCCCGGCTGGACTCACTCCAGATCCTGCCTCCAGCTCCCAAGCAGCTGCGGTTACTGGTATGCACTGCTACACCCAGCTaagctgtttcttctttctttggagCAGTGCTTGGGTTTGAGACCAGGGCTTTgcaccactcctccagccctttttactctagtTCTCTTGGAAatagaatcttgctttttgcccaaaccagaatagactgtgatcctcctatttacactttgctgggatgacaggcacacaacaccacacccagctgttttccactgagataaggtcttgcaaactttttttgtctTGGCTGTCCTGGAAtggtgatcttcccaatctcagcctcttgcaTACCTTGGCatgacaggagcacaccaccatgcctagctattggttgagatggggtctcaagagctatttacCCGGGCTGGTCTTGAGCCAAAATCCTCTgatctcagattcccaagtagctaggattacaggcatgagcctccggTGTCTGGCTTAGCCTTTTTGTTTCTCAGACATGCGCTAGGTCTCTATACTTGGCCTCAAACACACTTTTTTGAATTTCACAACTGATTCTTTCTCATCTATCCAAGTGTCATATCTTCTcccatcttcctcctcctgtttctaacataggaCCTTTGTCTGGACCCAATGTCAAAGCATAGATTCCTAGGAGGGGTCAGGCTGTCCTCTAGCCACTCCAGAGTCTGTTCTAACACCATTTATGGTGGGAATGAGAGTGGGTGTCCCTTGATGTGACCCATGTGAAGTATACAGATATCCCAGCCACAAACATTCATTTCCAACTTAACAGAACATTGGACAGAACTTTGCTATAGGAAATATAGAGAAACAAGCTAAATGTCCCCCACAAGGAAGAAGCCAGAAATCTGGCCATTCAGAGGAGCAAGGGGTCAGGCACCTCAACATGTCAATGTGATGACGAACTCTCCAAGACATGAGAGTCTAAGCCAGGagctgatggttcacacctgtaatcttagctacttgggaggctgagattggaaggatccaggttcgagaccagcccaggcaaatagttctcgagacccccccatttccaaaataaccaaagcaaaatggactggaggtgtggctcaagcatcagagcacctgctttgcaagtgcaaagccctgagttcagacttcagtcttcccaaaggaaagaaatttagagaggcttaaaaaacaaaacaccaaaagacAGCTAGGTGCAATGCCTGGTCATGAACTGGATCTGAGTTTGGATAAACCACTAGGATATCTGAGAAGTAACTAGGTAAACATGAATATCAACGAAGTATTGGATGGTACTAAGGATCGTAATTATGTTAAATGCAATGTTACTTTACTGTgcaggaaaataatatttttttcttttttaaaagaaaagaatgtggtggcttatgcctgtaatcccagctactttggagactgagatctagaggatcaagattggaggccagcctgggcaaaaagttagcaggataCATTTCAACcattaagctgggtgtggtgatatgtgtctgtcatcctagctacaaagAAAGTGGatcgaggtccaggccagccagccagcccaggcaaaaaaacacaagaccctatttgaaaaataactagagacactcagtaaatatttgtgaaaagaaGAAATGTCATTCCTCTCAGCTGGATGGGTCAGCTGGCCCCACAGAGAGGATAAAGGAAGGGCTAGTCTCAAGTCCTTTCCCAAATGAAAAACTAAGGGAAGGGACACAGAGTGTGGCTGAGGGAGAGAGCTTACAGCTGAGGTGGGCTCCATTCTGTCCTGGGTTCTTTTTTTGAGActgccttgctatgtagcccaggctggccttgaactcgagatcctcctgcctcagccccttgAGTGTCAGACTGCAGATGTGTGCACTGCTATGTCTGGCTTTGTCCTGGGTTCTGAGCCCAACTGGCCCTACTTCTTGACTCCCCCTGGGAATTTGGGCAGATGTGAACCCAAGTGGGGTGGCTCACCCGAAGGAAGGAGTCCAGAGCACCATTCTCCATGAACTCTGTGAGGATCATGACAGGAACACTGTTGGTGACCACGCCCTCCAGGCGGATGATGTTGGGGTGTTCGAACTGACCCATGATGGAGGCCTCACTCAGGAACTCACGCCGCTGCCTCTCCGTATAACCACCTTTCAGGGTCTTAATGGCCACACAACTCTCCTTCTTCCCCGGGGCCTTCAGTCGCCCCCGGCACACCTCACCAAACTCACCTTCAACAAGGACAAGAAGGGTCAGCTCTCTTTTACGCTAGAGTGGCCCTGGCTCCCCTTCTGCCTCACCTGCTCCTTCTCAGGCACCCACACGTCCTCTTACCTGCACCGATCACTTCTTCAATCTTGACATAGGAGACATCAATCTCTTTGGCAAATTCCCTCACTGCCTCGTTAGGGTCTTCGTAAGTGAAGGGGTCAATGTAGACCTTAGTACCTGAGGAGTCACACAGGGTCCCATTAGCCAAGAACTGGCTTCTACTGAACTCAAGACGTCCTGACTCTTGGCTCACAGGGCCTGTATTTCTGTTAGGGCAGGGTAGGCCTGCTTACCGTGACCAATGAGGTACTGTCCATGTTTATCTGAGCACTCCGCTTCCCTCCCACTGCTCTGCTTCCTatagccaaagagaaagaagcaagagGTAAACTGAGTCATGCATCTTCGTAGAACAacataggaaaggaagaacaggAGCCAGCAAATGAAAACAGCACAGTGAGGCAGGCAGCATGCCATGGAGCATACAGACAGGCAGACATCCATACTGGGCTTGGATTCAGAGGCCTTACCTGAGGCAGAGAACAGCGATGACAACAACCACCAGGACCAGCACCACGCCCACAACCGCTGTGCCTGCAATCAAGGCCAGCTGCTCCCGCCAGCTCTCACTCTCTGGGGGAGAAGAGGACACTAGTCAGGAAAACCCATGGTCCCTGCAGCCTGGGCCCCAGCCTTGAGCAATAAACTGAGATCTCCTGAAAACAGGCCCCAGCCCAGTGTGACAGGCAGAGGACTGGAGTGGGCTTCAGACTGTTCTCCATGGCCCAAGAACTCCTCTGAAGTCCCTTAGGACAAGGGAGGAAGTTTCGCAACCTTATTACTGCCAAACCACTTTTGTTTTATGATAAATATTGGTAGGGGGAAAggggggaaagagaaaagaaggaaggaagttggaaggaaggaggaaaggaagaaaaagaaagaagggagggagggagagagggaaggagggagggagggaaaaggaaggaaggaaggaaagaaagaaaaagaaaagaaagaaaggctggccacccatggctcacacctgtaatcctagctactcaaaaggcagagatcaggaagagtgcagttcaaagccagccagttcaagagatcctatcttgaaagtacCTAACTactcaaaaagggctgatggagtagctcaaggtgcaggccttgagttcaaaccccagaatcaaaaacaaacaaaaaaaccaaaacaaagtagaaacagcccaaatgtccacgaatgaatgaatgaaaaaggagaaaagtccAGTTACAAAAGACCACAcgtaggctgagatcagaggatcaaagtttgaggacTGCCATGAAAtactaaattcaaaccccagtcacacccaaaaaaaaaaaaaaaaagaaaggccatACATTGTATGGTCTTATTTATATGAACTATTCAGAGGAGGCAAATCATTCAAGGCAGAAAGGAAATTAGTGTTTGCCAGGGTTGGAGGGCAATGGGAAGATAGGGAGTGATGGTCTCTTTTCAAGCTGCTAAAAAAATGTTCCAAACTGAATTATGGCGATGGTTGCAAAAGTCTGTGAATATATTAAGAGCCACCGAGTTGTACACTTCAGTAAACAAATCATATGGCATAcgaattacatctcaataaagctgtttaagATAAAAATACTACCAAGTTgctgagtggcagagcacctgcctagcaagcacaaagccctgagtttaaaccccagtaccaacgaaacgaaaaacaaaaaataaaacaaataaacaaaaactcatGCCACGGAAGAAAAAACAGTTTAGGGTTTGGGGACATTgcttagtggtagagagcttgtcaaGCATtgtgtgtaaggccctgggtttgacccctattggagttttttttaaaaaaagaaaagctgacaTGGTGacgcacacctgtaatgctagctacttaggaagcagagacaggaaggaggaccacaagttcaaggctagcttgagcAAAGTtagcagtgagaccctgtctcaagaccAAAGTATAAACAAAAGGAGTTGTGGAGAGGGGtagccttaagtggtagagtgctttccttaCACATGCAAGACCCTGACTCAGTCTCccgtatagcaaaaaaaaaaagtttagaaaacCACTGGTCCAGCATATTAAAAGTAGTATGGGTTACTTCATTTTATCCTTGAAGCTCTGTAGTAAAGGAAGGCCTCTTGATTTTTCCATCTGGTTGGAAGAGCGAGCAGGGTCAAATTGCTGCTATAAAGGTCACAGAGCTGGTAAGCCACCAAGCTGACTTTACACTTTACACCCAGCTGTTGGATGttacttcctgtttttttttttttttttttgcagtagtagggtttgaactcagggcctacatcttgaaccacttcaccagcctttttttctgaagggttttccAAGTTAGGGTCTCAAAAcatttgcttgggttggcttcaaactgtgatcctcctgatccctgtagctaggattacaggcgtgagcctcccgCGCCTGACTAGGATGTGATTTCTACACCCTACACTCTCTTCACGAACCATTCCTTGTGGCTTAAAGAGGGAAATGAGGGTGTGACTCTGTGGGTAGCAGGGGCAAGGCCTCCCATCGGGTAGGGACAGCAGCAGCTCCCCGTCTCCGCCCAGCTCCCCAGGCTCACCATCCAGCTGGGTCTGACTGTGATGTTCCTGACCAAAGGGGCCGTATCCAGCCTCTGAGCGTGCCCGAACCTGAACCAGGTAGCTGGCTCCCCGCTTCAGCCCTCGAAGCTCTGCACGGTTTTCTGATGTTTTCAGGAACCGTACACTGCTTGGACCCTCCGCACCCTAcccagaaagaggaagagaaagcctGTAAAACAGAACCCCAGTTTGTGCTATTCTTTGTCCCTCCCCCAGACCCATGCACCCTTGTCCTCATGCCATCTTGATCCTGCGTGTGGCAGGTGAGGTCTTTGAGTTGTTTAAGGTGGGCTCTGTGCTGTGTGTTTTGCATTTACTACATAGTTGAATCCTTGCAGCAATTCTGTGTGATCAATACTATTAtaactattttatagatgaggatacTGACGCTCAGAGAGGCCAAGGGgctggcccaaggtcacacagctaatacaTAGTTGACCTGGAATTTAAATACCCACCAAATGCCTGACCCAAGGTcaaccttcccttcccctccagcACCACCAGGACTTGGCCTTACCTTTTCGTGATACTTGACTTCATAGTCCAACACAGCCCCACTGGGTGCTCGGGGAACAGCCCATGCTAGGCTCAAGCTGCTGGGTGATGACCGTGTCACACGAATGTCAGAGACTGCAGGTGGCACTGTAAAAGAGGCCAGTGGGGTCCTGATGCACAGTATCTATTGCTGTGCTAGCTACACCTAGCTAGGTCCTCCAACTGATTCAAGAATTTCTTtggagcagggcactggtgggtggctcatacctataattctagttattcaggagacagagatcagaaggatctcaatttgaggccagcctgggcaaatagttctcaagacccccgtctccaaaataaccagagcaaaatggattggaggtgtggtagaagagtacctgctttatacatgcaaagccctgagttcaaaccccagcgccaccaccacccaaaaaaaaaaaatttttttgactttCTCCCCACGTGCCCAGCCTATCCACATCCCTTGCTGGTCTTTCCCATAGACAACTGTCCTATCAGACCACATACTGTCCCCAGTCCCCCAATCTCACCCTCACGGTCGGTGGTGACATTGACAGGCTCAAATGGGACAGGCCCTGTGGCTAAGGAAGACACACCATTCAAGGCAGTGACCTCAAAGGTATAGGTGAAATCAGGACGCAGCCCTCGAATTGCCACCCATGGCTCCACCAAGTCCCGAGGGCCAGGGTCGAAGGTCAGGTCTCCCCCACAAGGCATGCAGGAGCCCCCAGGACGGCACTCTCGGCAACGCAGAGCGTAGGTGAGGTCATCTCGGCCCCCAGACTCAAGTGGGGCGCTCCACTCCAGGCGCAGGGAGGAGCCATTCAAATGGGGAACCACACTTCGTGGAGCAGAGGGAGGGGCTGCAGGAAACAAGAGAGTCAGTCAGGGTGGGAGGTGGCGGCTGGGGGACACGGGCAGCCACACTGACCTCAGGTCACCTTGGATATGGCAAGAGCCAAGAGGAGCAAATCCAGGAAGGATGGGGGCTGTGATGGAAGGGGTCCAACCCAGAAGCCTCCCTGATGAACTGTACCTGGTCACCCATCACTTACTGGTGCAGGGTGCACCCCGGGGGTCTGCTCGGGCCCGGTAGTACCCGATACGGCACTGGCAGACAGGTGATCCGATGGTATTAGAGTGGCTGTTGGCTGGGCATGGCTGGCAGGACCCCTCCCCTGCCTGGGGCTTGAAGGTACCCTGGCCACaggctgagagagagaaaagagagagagtgtgtatATTTGTTCATCAGAACTATGCACCAGCTGGgaactagtggctcatgcttgtaatcctagctactttggaggctgagattgggaggatcaaggtttaaggccagcccaggcaaatagttccagcgatcccatctccaaaataaccaaagtaaaatgaactggatgtgtagctcaagcagtagagcacctgttttgcaagtgcaaagccctgagttcaaaccccagtcccaccaaaaaaaaaaaaaaaacccaaaaattatGCACCAAAAACATCCACCTGTTTCTGAGGTTGCATGCAGTGCTAAGGCGGAATGGAGGAAGGATCTGATAAACCCTGCCTctaagaagagaaagggaggtaAACACCtgggcttatgcctgtaatcctagctactcaggaggcagagatcaggaggactatggtttgaagccagccccatgcaaatggttcaagagaccctatctccaaaaaaacttctcaaaaaaaaaagaagggctggcaaattggctcaagtggtaacagcacctgctagcaagcatgagggcctgagttcaaacctcagtactgccagaaaacaaaaaaaaagagaaaaggggggTCTCCTTCCAGAAGCATCCTATTCTATTGTTTTACCACCTTGAGCTTGGCAATCTGGTGAAGCCTTCAGACCCTGGCTCAGAATAACGATTTCAAATGCACATCACAAAATACAGAGGATAACCAAGGAAATCAGTTAAGCTAAAACACAATGATCAAAGTATTAAGAAAACAAGTTTGCAATGGAGCACCATGCACATTTCTCTGTGACAAGATACAAGCCAAGCAGGgtgcaggcctataatcccagcacttgggaggctgaggcaagaggactgtgagttggaagacagcctgagctacacagttaaaaccctgtctccaaaaacccagaaaacagaaacaaaaagtcaggtgctggtggctgtaatcctaacttcttgggaggatgagatcagtaagatcttggtttgaggccagcctgggcaaatagttcatgagacccccatcttcaaaataaccaaagcaaaaatagacaagttcaacccagtcctaccaaaataaaaaaagaggccCTAGAGAAAGTATGAGAGTAAGATGGAGAGTAAGTAAATCGGAGGAAAGCCAGAATGAACAAGTATGGGGGCCATGTCAGCATGTTCTTGTCCTGAgcataacaagcatgaggccctgagttcaaaccctagctcgggcaaaaaaaaaaaaaaaaaaaaaaagtgagtccaAAGGTGGGGAGTAGGTgccccttcctcccccccacAGGCAAGCTTCATAGGAAAGCTCCAGCTCACCTTGGCACTTCATGTTCCCCTCAACGGCCTCGAATCCTGGGGCACATCTGCAGCCGGTGACTGGCTGCTCAGCCCACTGGCCATCTTCCCGGCAGTACAGGCTGGGGCTGGGACCAGGGGCAGGAACGGCGTTGGCCACACAGCTTCCTGCCACGGGTACCACAAGCTCCCGAGGCAC contains:
- the Ephb4 gene encoding ephrin type-B receptor 4 yields the protein MELRALLCWASLAAALEDTLLNTKLETADLKWVTYPQVEGQWEELSGLDEEQHSVRTYEVCDLQRAPGQAHWLRTGWVPRRGAVHVYATLRFTMLECLSLPRAGRSCKETFTVFYYESEADTATAHTPAWMENPYIKVDTVAAEHLTRKRPGAEATGKVNVKTLRLGPLSKAGFYLAFQDQGACMALLSLHLFYKKCPQKIMNLTYFPETVPRELVVPVAGSCVANAVPAPGPSPSLYCREDGQWAEQPVTGCRCAPGFEAVEGNMKCQACGQGTFKPQAGEGSCQPCPANSHSNTIGSPVCQCRIGYYRARADPRGAPCTTPPSAPRSVVPHLNGSSLRLEWSAPLESGGRDDLTYALRCRECRPGGSCMPCGGDLTFDPGPRDLVEPWVAIRGLRPDFTYTFEVTALNGVSSLATGPVPFEPVNVTTDREVPPAVSDIRVTRSSPSSLSLAWAVPRAPSGAVLDYEVKYHEKGAEGPSSVRFLKTSENRAELRGLKRGASYLVQVRARSEAGYGPFGQEHHSQTQLDESESWREQLALIAGTAVVGVVLVLVVVVIAVLCLRKQSSGREAECSDKHGQYLIGHGTKVYIDPFTYEDPNEAVREFAKEIDVSYVKIEEVIGAGEFGEVCRGRLKAPGKKESCVAIKTLKGGYTERQRREFLSEASIMGQFEHPNIIRLEGVVTNSVPVMILTEFMENGALDSFLRLNDGQFTVIQLVGMLRGIASGMRYLAEMSYVHRDLAARNILVNSNLVCKVSDFGLSRFLEENSSDPTYTSSLGGKIPIRWTAPEAIAFRKFTSASDAWSYGIVMWEVMSFGERPYWDMSNQDVINAIEQDYRLPPPPDCPTSLHQLMLDCWQKDRNARPRFPQVVSALDKMIRNPASLKIVARENGGASHPLLDQRQPHYSAFGSVGEWLRAIKMGRYEESFAAAGFGSFELVSQISAEDLLRIGVTLAGHQKKILASVQHMKSQAKPGAPSGTGGPASQY